In the Daphnia pulicaria isolate SC F1-1A chromosome 2, SC_F0-13Bv2, whole genome shotgun sequence genome, one interval contains:
- the LOC124326178 gene encoding uncharacterized protein LOC124326178, producing the protein MASKSGNDEDEKDFLVCGICMDYYDDGVRTPKILECFHSCCITCLKLQAVTSIITCPYCRQETKIKNRVENMVTNFYIMPSVQKLMVKRKSIEQMIAKTKDNWAEAIATRRDAQSKLKLVQDSLKMIENMIIQKSEDNNEKIVILQSLLEDPFCKQDIEELLASQAKCESDHMLSKQELSSASLTLDPLLGIEDFVCCLSLKNNNNGTKFNIKALENKTLSFSNKSPQGPVMGLFQSILSFLLVQMREENLWKEDGTQDGSEQAQACATNLMNGNSISIQEKLLPAFINYYDNDTSSEEISTTGSENSSGDGHQMCYMQFRINNTIQPKVVFRLNFDEAPMMSRRFMNYCTGFSGLSYKECSIFMNKSGESFTAGKYEDLETLQDQDGFAGLLPMGWQDGRTQRFIADQSTLDESVGALRMRHRGRTIGGVFVCSEFSIICRDHPNNSQMTTVFGYVHSGIEICQQISRLNLEENPVTIHSCGEWFP; encoded by the exons ATGGCGTCGAAGTCTGGTAACGACGAggacgaaaaagattttttagtATGTGGAATCTGCATGGATTATTATGATGACGGCGTTCGCACACCGAAGATACTAGAATGCTTTCATTCCTGCTGCATAACATGTTTAAAG TTGCAAGCGGTAACATCAATCATAACATGTCCATACTGTCGTCAAGagactaaaattaaaaatagagTGGAAAACATGGTAACCAACTTTTACATCATGCCAAGTGTTCAAAAACTCATGGTCAAGAG GAAGAGCATTGAACAAATGATAGCAAAGACAAAGGACAACTGGGCTGAAGCAATTGCTACACGGCGTGATGCCCAATCAAAACTGAAATTGGTCCAGGATTctttgaaaatgattgaaaacaTGATTATCCAGAAGTCAGAAGACAACAATGAAAAGATTGTTATACTGCAATCACTTTTGGAAGACCCATTTTGTAAGCAAGACATAGAAGAACTCTTGGCTTCACAAGCAAAGTGTGAATCTGATCACATGCTTTCCAAACAAGAACTTTCATCAGCCAGCTTAACTTTGGACCCTTTACTGGGAATAGAGGATTTTGTTTGCTGCTTATCattgaaaaataacaacaatggAACCAAGTTCAACATTAAAGCTTTGGAGAACAAGACACTATCTTTCAGTAACAAATCTCCTCAAGGGCCTGTTATGGGTTTGTTCCAATCAATTCTGAGCTTCCTGTTGGTCCAAATGAGAGAAGAAAACCTCTGGAAAGAAGATGGCACCCAAGATGGAAGTGAACAAGCACAAGCTTGTGCAACGAATCTAATGAACGGAAATAGTATTTCTATTCAGGAAAAGTTACTTCCCGCATTTATTAATTACTACGACAATGATACGTCATCTGAAGAAATTTCCACTACCGGGTCAGAAAACTCTTCGGGAGATGGACATCAAATGTGCTATATGCAATTTAGAATCAATAACACTATCCAGCCGAAAGTCGTCTTTCGCCTCAATTTTGACGAGGCTCCCATGATGAGCAGGCGTTTCATGAATTACTGTACCGGTTTCAGTGGTCTATCTTACAAGGAATGCTCCATATTTATG aATAAAAGTGGAGAATCCTTTACTGCTGGAAAATATGAAGACTTGGAAACGCTACAAGATCAGGACGGATTTGCTGGTTTATTGCCTATGGGGTGGCAGGATGGAAGAACACAGCGTTTCATTGCCGACCAATCAACTCTGGACGAGTCTGTAGGTGCCCTACGTATGCGGCATCGCGGAAGGACGATTGGAGGCGTCTTCGTTTGTTCAGAGTTCTCCATCATATGCCGTGATCATCCCAACAACAGCCAGATGACCACCGTTTTCGGTTACGTGCATAGCGGTATTGAAATATGTCAGCAAATCAGTCGGCTAAACCTCGAAGAAAACCCCGTCACCATACACTCGTGCGGAGAATGGTTTCCGTAG
- the LOC124326224 gene encoding phosphatidylinositol glycan anchor biosynthesis class U protein-like, producing MPSSWKSNALGVIIRAWLFNSGFHDSLSDRVEISTPLNSWKRVIEGAYLHQRSQSPYEGDVFHETPTGLVFYTYLLKLNFNVLQAVFILCDVLTAFVLTEATRIFFQDIVKDQQNKKKTYHKDAKKITLKKEEVAKVPQYVTAAYLLNPYIVCSCVAMTTTVFANLILSLTLLAMAKKSRVLSTCCLAFASHQSFYPVMLVVPIAIATAKEKQLFKSVFLTISSFAFFTALLLGFSYHSTGSWRFIESTYGCILKVPDLTPNIGLFWYFFTEMFDHFYLFFTYVFQLNPFIYVIPLAIRFDDNVPLLSFTLCAIMAIFKSYPSIGDVGFYLALLPLWNHLVPYFRHSFIVGCIFLVTSVLSPILWYLWIYTGSANANFFFATTLAFATAQIFLLTDVLFAQAKYDYHLKHGIDLKINGKEGMLVLE from the exons ATGCCCAGTTCATGGAAAAGTAATGCTTTAGGTGTAATAATACGTGCATGGTTGTTCAATTCGGGATTTCACGACTCGCTGTCGGATAGAGTGGAAATATCTACCCCACTGAATTCGTGGAAGCGAG tGATTGAAGGTGCTTATCTCCATCAGAGGTCTCAATCTCCTTACGAAGGAGATGTGTTCCATGAAACTCCAACGGGGCTCGTTTTCTATACTTATTTATTAAAACTGAATTTCAATGTCCTGCAAGCAGTATTCATTTTGTGTGATGTCCTTACTGCATTTGTGTTGACTGAAGCAACCAGGATATTTTTCCAAGATATT GTTAAAGATCagcagaacaaaaagaaaacttaccaTAAAGATGCCAAAAAGATTACgctgaagaaagaagaagttgcTAAAGTTCCCCAGTATGTCACAGCTGCTTACCTGTTGAACCCGTACATAGTGTGTAGCTGTGTAGCAATGACAACCACAGTCTTTGCAAATTTGATTCTATCCTTGACACTACTGGCAATGGCCAAGAAGTCCAGAGTGCTCTCAACTTGCTGTCTTGCCTTTGCCTCCCATCAGAGTTTTTATCCAGTTATGCTCGTGGTACCCATAGCCATCGCAACAGCCAAGGAGAAACAATTGTTCAAGTCAGTCTTTCTGACCATCTCCAGTTTTGCATTCTTTACAGCATTATTGCTGGGGTTCTCTTACCATTCTACGGGAAGCTGGCGGTTCATCGAATCTACTTATGGTTGCAT CTTGAAGGTGCCTGATTTGACACCCAATATTGGTCTCTTCTGGTACTTTTTCACCGAGATGTTTGaccatttttatcttttctttacTTACGTATTCCAACTCAACCCTTTCATCTACGTCATTCCACTTGCTATACGATTCGATGATAACGTTCCTTTGTTGAGTTTCACTCTGTGCGCGATCATGGCCATTTTCAAATCCTACCCTTCGATAGGTGACGTCGGATTCTACTTAGCCCTCTTACCCCTTTGGAATCACCTAGTCCCTT ATTTTAGGCACTCTTTCATCGTCGGTTGTATTTTCTTGGTAACTTCGGTCCTTAGTCCCATCCTTTGGTACCTGTGGATCTACACTGGTTCTGCCAATGCTAATTTCTTCTTTGCCACTACGCTGGCATTTGCTACAGCTCAG ATTTTTCTTCTGACGGATGTACTGTTCGCCCAAGCCAAATATGACTACCATCTCAAACACGGTATCGACTTAAAAATCAACGGGAAAGAAGGAATGCTAGTCTTGGAATGA
- the LOC124326456 gene encoding uncharacterized protein LOC124326456 yields the protein MAIRLTVNFVPSGPSLNTVKCCSAQEKMNWEINIFFICFLLTTFSGTADGRNNRVTIIRMVTTTTINTSTRTTGTVCFKITSNPGDPPVTSCRKRRQFWIEDPIFFSAPEEQQLLAQFHIQPTEILQVKPTAVPGFKSSFQHPELDDNYDSGSLINLAPSQSLESSFYLSESDLDYDHRVYYPPPPLFLRRVWNYVSDDMYRWFGNLGTSSTTRRTRSTVTFTRIKTLTENEVTTKTNTIAISGCTISPLPFDICI from the exons ATGGCAATCAGATTGACAGTGAATTTTGTGCCATCCGGACCCAGTCTAAATACAGTGAAGTGCTGCAGTGcccaagaaaaaatgaactgggaaattaatatttttttcatttgtttcctgCTGACGACATTCTCTGGTACCGCAGATGGGCGCAACAATCGAGTCACA ATAATCAGGATGGTGACAACTACGACAATAAACACGAGTACAAGGACGACAGGTACCGTCTGCTTTAAGATTACCTCGAACCCAGGTGATCCTCCGGTCACGTCGTGCCGCAAACGTCGACAGTTCTGGATCGAAGATCCCATTTTCTTCTCAGCGCCGGAAGAGCAGCAACTGCTGGCTCAATTTCACATCCAGCCGACCGAAATTCTCCA GGTTAAACCGACTGCGGTGCCAGGTTTCAAGAGCAGCTTCCAACATCCGGAATTGGACGATAATTACGATTCCGGCTCACTAATCAATTTGGCACCGTCCCAATCCCTAGAGTCTTCCTTTTACCTGTCTGAAAGTGATTTGGATTACGACCACAGGGTCTACTATCCTCCACCGCCGCTATTTCTCCGCCGAGTCTGGAATTACGTCTCCGACGACATGTACCGATGGTTCGGCAATCTCGGCACCAGCAGCACTACGAGAAGGACCAGGAGCACCGTCACCTTCACCAGGATCAAGACACTGACGGAAAACGAGGTGACCACCAAGACCAACACGATCGCCATTTCCGGATGCACTATCAGTCCGCTGCCCTTTGATATCTGTATCTAG
- the LOC124326558 gene encoding uncharacterized protein LOC124326558: protein MAKIILTSFVLLAICVTLNGQWITIVKPTTTTTVTSTTTVETTCLVEEGAGLPPCRKRRQFWVEEPIILMAPPEPLFIQPTNPFRVEPTAVTMDFLENDQFHSGLSRDVYLHPSIVTPANNYQHMNFLNLDNVYRNDLIQRQSTRTTKRFWFTRTIIVTENVVTTNTNMATLYGCAPSPLPFVLCV from the exons ATGGCGAAAATCATCTTGACATCATTTGTGTTGCTAGCTATCTGTGTAACTTTGAACGGACAATGGATAACG ATTGTAAAGCCAACGACTACCACCACTGTGACGTCCACGACAACGGTAGAGACCACCTGCCTTGTTGAGGAAGGCGCAGGACTCCCGCCATGCCGGAAACGTCGACAGTTCTGGGTGGAGGAACCAATCATCTTGATGGCACCACCTGAACCCTTGTTCATCCAACCCACCAACCCTTTCCG TGTGGAGCCTACTGCGGTGACGATGGATTTCCTGGAAAATGATCAGTTCCATTCCGGATTGAGTAGAGACGTTTACCTCCACCCATCCATCGTGACACCTGCGAATAATTACCAGCACATGAACTTTCTCAATTTGGACAACGTGTACCGGAACGATCTCATTCAAAGGCAGAGCACAAGGACGACTAAACGATTCTGGTTCACAAGGACGATAATCGTCACGGAAAACGTTGTGACTACCAACACCAACATGGCCACCCTTTACGGCTGTGCTCCCAGTCCGCTGCCCTTCGTTTTGTGTGTCTGA
- the LOC124326556 gene encoding uncharacterized protein LOC124326556, protein MTAIILKSLVLLAICVTLNGQRITIMRPTTTTTTLTVTTTAKTNCLKPTGVVTPCRKRRQFWVEEPIILMAPPEPLFIQPTNPFRVEPTAVPMDWLKGDQFYSGLNGGVYLHPSILTPANNYQHMNYLNLDNVYRNDLIQRQSTRTTKRTIMYTRTRTVTENETTTKTNEIAISGCTPSPLPFDICV, encoded by the exons ATGACTGCCATCATCTTGAAATCTTTGGTGTTGCTGGCGATTTGTGTCACTTTGAACGGGCAACGGATAACG ATTATGAGGCCGACGACTACGACGACCACCTTGACAGTTACGACAACGGCAAAGACCAATTGCCTTAAGCCGACCGGCGTAGTCACGCCATGCCGGAAACGTCGACAGTTCTGGGTAGAGGAACCAATCATCTTGATGGCACCACCTGAACCCTTGTTCATCCAACCCACCAACCCTTTCCG gGTGGAGCCGACTGCCGTGCCGATGGATTGGCTGAAGGGCGATCAGTTCTATTCCGGATTGAATGGAGGCGTTTacctccatccatccatcctgaCACCTGCGAATAATTACCAGCACATGAACTATCTCAATTTGGACAATGTGTACCGGAACGATCTCATTCAAAGGCAGAGCACGCGGACGACTAAACGAACCATCATGTACACGAGGACGAGAACCGTCACGGAAAACGAAACGACCACCAAGACCAACGAAATCGCCATTTCCGGCTGCACTCCCAGTCCGCTGCCCTTCGATATCTGTGTCTAA
- the LOC124326522 gene encoding uncharacterized protein LOC124326522: MGTAEKKKMVRLVSTLLLLLAISTVSHCHRRRYTTITMTLVSTLTTTTTKATNTVCASVSSDDPSVPVTACRRRRQHWIDVPLYIALDEDVDDQLSQFFIHPTAPLQVETTAEPWGWFKTDDDSDSFQIDNPPVNLKPFQSVEPSWFYSDEDEFEPQIISKFAGRLGYRRRRRRTVIVTSTKMTTSIKTETSYTSTKTFTISGCTPSSLPYNYCL, encoded by the exons ATGGGAAcggcggagaagaagaagatggtccGCTTGGTTTCgactctgctgttgttgctggccaTTTCGACCGTCAGCCATTGCCACCGCCGCAGATAC ACGACCATTACAATGACTTTAGTGTCCACATTGACGACGACTACGACCAAAGCGACCAACACCGTCTGCGCCTCCGTGTCCAGCGACGATCCGTCCGTGCCGGTGACGGCCTGTCGCCGGCGTCGGCAGCACTGGATCGACGTTCCGCTTTACATAGCGCTGGATGAGGATGTCGACGACCAACTCTCTCAATTTTTCATCCATCCGACCGCCCCTTTGCA GGTGGAAACTACCGCAGAGCCGTGGGGGTGGTTCAAGACCGACGACGATTCGGATTCCTTCCAAATTGATAATCCGCCAGTTAATCTGAAGCCTTTCCAATCCGTCGAGCCTTCTTGGTTCTATTCGGATGAGGACGAATTCGAGCCGCAGATTATCAGCAAATTTGCCGGCCGTTTGGGGTACCGGAGACGGCGCCGGAGGACCGTCATCGTCACCTCGACCAAAATGACGACATCCATCAAGACGGAGACGAGTTACACGTCCACCAAAACGTTCACCATCTCAGGTTGCACGCCCAGTTCGTTACCCTACAACTACTGCTTGTGA
- the LOC124327744 gene encoding uncharacterized protein LOC124327744: MNDLIVLKVVATVLLLVVSITDGQQSTVTKTKTVKELFIKTEIKKTIKSTFCASIITTSSSAVTACRRRRQYTIDTPVFIAVNDDDDQHISQFFLRPTHSILPLEPTVVPGAALEQRRER, from the exons atgaacgatttgATCGTTCTAAAAGTAGTTGCGACTGTTTTACTGTTGGTCGTTTCCATCACCGATGGCCAGCAATCCACC gtaACAAAGACCAAGACGGTGAAGGAATTATTTATCAAGACGGAAATCAAAAAGACGATCAAATCGACGTTCTGTGCCTCTATTATCACGACGTCGTCATCGGCCGTGACGGCCTGCCGCAGGCGTCGGCAGTATACTATCGACACGCCCGTCTTTATCGCcgtcaacgacgacgacgaccagcaCATCTCCCAGTTCTTTTTACGACCGACCCACAGCATTTTACC GCTCGAACCGACGGTGGTCCCGGGTGCAGCGTTAGAACAAAGACGAGAACGGTGA